The following are encoded in a window of Impatiens glandulifera chromosome 5, dImpGla2.1, whole genome shotgun sequence genomic DNA:
- the LOC124938999 gene encoding uncharacterized protein LOC124938999, producing the protein MSEDKTLTKIPHFDGHYDHWSELMENPLRTKGLWSIVECGFEEPTERTLLTDAQQGLLDNARTKDHQVKHYLFQAIDRTVFEQILDRRTYKVVWDSLKKKFGGNEKMKKGESISDYFASVMVIANKLRNNGDDMPDSKILTGDYEQKFNRVHEEDDDQALKVEERARYGRGRGRGPSRGRGRGRGRYNVDKDTIECFKCQNLGHYQFECSKWNKEANYVELEEDELLLMAYVDDFERKRRDVWFIDSGCSNHMCSDKDMFSSLDLTFSHSVKLGNNIRMQVSGKGVVKLELGSVVYGIGDVYFIPDLKKYLLSIGQLQEKRLTVLFQGKLCNIYHPQRCLIAQTEKSANMMFTIMSESPRVNNVQQERSKEVNCFHTNGDDLSKLWH; encoded by the exons ATGAGTGAAGATAAAACACTTACCAAAATTCCACATTTTGATGGTCACTATGATCATTGGAGCGAACTCATGGAAAACCCGTTGCGGACAAAAGGTCTATGGAGTATAGTGGaatgcggttttgaagaaccaACGGAAAGAACTCTACTCACAGATGCACAACAGGGACTATTGGATAATGCCAGAACCAAAGATCACCAAGTAAAACATTATCTCTTTCAAGCAATAGATAGAACTGTTTTCGAGCAAATTTTGGATCGTCGCACGTACAAGGTGGTGTGGGATTCACTGAAGAAGAAATTTGGAGGAAATGAAAAA ATGAAGAAAGGAGAAAGCATTAGTGATTACTTTGCATCAGTAATGGTAATTGCAAACAAGTTGCGCAACAACGGGGATGACATGCCGGATTCTAAGATC CTCACTGGTGATTACGAGCAGAAGTTCAATCGCGTTCACGAGGAAGATGATGACCAAGCTCTCAAGGTGGAAGAAAGAGCAAGGTATGGAAGGGGCAGAGGCAGAGGACCATCTCGAGGCCGTGGTCGAGGTAGAGGAAGATATAATGTGGATAAAGACACTATTGAGTGTTTTAAGTGTCAAAATTTGGGACACTATCAATTTGAGTGTTCTAAGTGGAACAAAGAAGCAAATTATGTTGAACTGGAAGAGGATGAACTTTTATTGATGGCTTATGTGGATGATTTTGAGAGAAAAAGGAGAGACGTTTGGTTCATTGATTCAGGGTGCTCAAACCATATGTGCAGTGACAAAGATATGTTTTCAAGCTTGGACTTGACATTCTCCCATTCAGTCAAGCTTGGAAACAACATCAGAATGCAAGTAAGTGGCAAAGGAGTTGTTAAATTAGAGCTAGGAAGCGTTGTATATGGCATAGGAGATGTCTACTTCATACCAGATCTCAAGAAATATCTATTGAGCATTGGTCAACTGCAAGAGAAGAGATTAACAGTGTTGTTTCAAGGAAAACTATGCAACATCTATCACCCACAAAGATGTTTGATTGCACAGACTGAGAAGAGTGCAAACATGATGTTCACCATTATGTCAGAATCACCAAGGGTTAATAATGTGCAGCAAGAAAGAAGCAAAGAAGTGAATTGTTTTCATACAAATGGAGATGATCTATCTAAGCTTTGGCATTAA
- the LOC124940316 gene encoding nuclear transcription factor Y subunit C-2-like codes for MDQSDPSQQQHAGAPANQMGDYGSSSQPYPSGPVQPQAGFANPQHQLAYQQAQQFHHQHQHQQQHQQQQQHQQLQAFWENQTQEIEQTVDFKNHSLPLARIKKIMKSDKDVRMISAEAPVIFAKACEMFIQELTLQSWQQTEENKRRTLQKNDISAAISRTDVFDFLVDVIHRDELKEEELGVTKTTYPTVVDPTAADSMPYYYVPSQQQPVGPPGVIMGKPVDQGPVYGGQPVAFMPWNPSHQHQADQQ; via the coding sequence ATGGATCAATCGGACCCAAGTCAGCAACAGCATGCTGGAGCACCAGCAAATCAAATGGGGGATTacggttcttcttcccagccgtATCCATCTGGTCCAGTTCAACCTCAAGCCGGTTTCGCTAACCCGCAGCACCAGCTAGCATACCAGCAAGCCCAACAGTTCCATCACCAGCATCAGCATCAGCAACAGCATCAACAACAACAGCAGCATCAACAGCTTCAAGCTTTCTGGGAAAACCAAACGCAAGAGATCGAACAGACTGTGGATTTCAAGAACCACAGCCTCCCACTGGCCCGTATAAAGAAGATAATGAAGTCTGACAAGGATGTGAGAATGATCTCTGCTGAGGCTCCTGTTATATTCGCAAAGGCGTGCGAGATGTTCATACAGGAGCTGACTCTGCAGTCGTGGCAACAGACTGAAGAGAACAAGAGAAGGACTCTGCAGAAGAACGATATCTCTGCTGCCATATCGAGGACTGATGTTTTTGACTTTTTGGTTGATGTTATTCATAGAGATGAACTGAAGGAGGAGGAACTTGGTGTGACTAAGACTACCTATCCTACGGTGGTGGACCCCACCGCAGCAGACTCGATGCCTTACTACTATGTTCCGTCTCAGCAGCAGCCCGTTGGTCCTCCTGGGGTGATTATGGGAAAACCGGTTGATCAAGGTCCGGTGTATGGAGGTCAGCCTGTGGCCTTTATGCCATGGAATCCAAGTCACCAACATCAGGCTGACCAACAATAG